The Streptomyces sp. 11x1 genomic sequence CAGTCGGGCGAGATCGCAAAGCCGGAGATCGACGAGGAGTGGATCACCGTCTCCGGCGGTCCCACGGGCAGTGTCCGGGCCCGGATCGTCCGGCCCGCCGGGGCCGAGGGCGTCCTGCCCGTGATCCTCTACATCCACGGCGCGGGCTGGGTGTTCGGCAACGCCCACACCCACGACCGGCTGGTGCGCGAGCTGGCCGTGGGCGCGGGGGCCGCGGTCGTCTTCCCCGAGTACGACCTCTCCCCCGAGGCCCGCTACCCGGTCGCCGTCGAGCAGAACTACGCGGTCGCGAAGTGGGTCGTCGAGCAGGGCTCCTCCAAGGACCTGGACGGGGCCCGGCTGGCGGTGGCCGGTGACTCGGTCGGCGGCAACATGACCGCCGCGCTGACCCTGATGGCCAAGCAGCGCGGTGACGTCCCGCTGGTCCAGCAGGTGCTGTTCTACCCGGTGACGGACGCGGCCTTCGACACGGGCTCCTACCACCAGTTCGCCACGGGCTACTTCCTGCGGCGTGACGGCATGCAGTGGTTCTGGGACCAGTACACGACCGACGAGGCCGAGCGCGCGCAGATCACCGCGTCCCCGCTGCGGGCGAGCGCCGACCAGCTCAAGGACCTGCCCCCGGCCCTCGTGATCACCGGTGAGGCCGACGTCCTGCGCGACGAGGGCGAAGCCTACGCGAACAAGCTGCGCGAGGCCGGTGTGGCGGTGACCGCCGTGCGCTTCCAGGGGATCATCCACGACTTCGTCATGCTGAACGCGCTGCGCGAGACCCACGCCGCCGAGGCCGCGATCACCCTGGCCACGACGACCCTGCGCACCGCCCTGCACGCCAAGTAGCCACGCGGTCCGCAGGCCGCGGACCGCAGACCGACTGCCCTCAGCCTCGCAGTCCGACAGCTGCACTGCCCAACTGCCCACGGTCGCCCGGCACACAGCCGACATCACGCGGTCGACCGGTGGGCCCACAGAACGGAGAGACCCTCCCATGTCCCCCACCCCCACCGTCCTCCTCGTGCACGGCGCCTTCGCCGACGCGTCCAGCTGGGCCGGCGTCGTCGAGGAGCTGCGCGGCCAGGACATCCCGGTCCGCGCGCTGGCGAACCCGCTGCGCGGTCTGGCCTCGGACGCCGCGTACGTCGCGTCGGCGGCGGCCCAGGTCGACGGCCCCGTCGTCCTCGTCGGCCACTCCTACGGCGGCGCGATCATCACCGTGGCGGGCACGGCGGAGAACGTCGTCGGCCTGGTCTACGTCGCCGCGTACGTCCCCGAACAGGGCGAGAGCCTCGGCGAGTTGCAGGACCGCTTCCCGCTGTCCCCGCTGGTCGCCAACCTCGACGAACGGACCTACCCCGTCGAGGGCGCGGACCCCGCCGTGGAGGTCACCATCAAGCCCGAGGCGTTCCCCGGCATCTTCGCCGCCGACGTCCCGACCGAGGTCACCGAGATCCTCGCCGTCTCCCAACGCCCGCTCTCGACCTCGGTGTTCACGGAGACGGCCGCCACCGCCGCCTGGCGGACCAAGCCGTCCTGGGCAGTCGTCGCCGACGCGGACGAGGCCATCAACCCCGACGTGCAGCGCTTCGGCGCCAAGCGCGCCGGCGCCACCGTCACCGAACTGGAGGGCGCCTCGCACGCCGTGGCGGTCTCCCGCCCCAAGGAGGTCGCGGCGGTGATCCGCGAGGCGGTACGCGCCACCGCCTGACGAGCGGAACAGCCAGGCCCGCAGAACCAGGGCCCGCCCACGGACACCCGCGGGCGGGCCCTGCCGCACATCGACTCCCCTTGTGCGGAGCACGGTTGGACTGATCTTCTAGGCCCTGTCGTCACATTCCCGCCGTCGCCCGAAGGGCGGCCTGGCGGCGTCGTGGGGGTACCTCCCGGTCGAGCGCAGCCGAGACCGGGGGAGCGTGCTCTCGGCGTGCCGGGCACTGACCCGCGTACCGGACGTACTCGGGTCGGTGCCCGGTGCGTCGAGAAGCACGTGCATGGCGTCGCGGGGCAGGCGGGAATGTGACGACAGGGCCTAGAAGCGTCCTGAAGATCTTGCTCTGGCCGCCCGACTCACCCTGGATTGCCGGTAAACGTCAATCGCCATCAAGTAGGGCAAGCCGGGCGCATTTTCAAGATCTTCAGGACGCTTCCAGGGCCCGCAGCGACACGGGCGCCCGCTGAGGCTTCCGTCGAGTGCGGGCAGGCACAGTCGAGGGCAGGGGGACCCCATGCCGCGTACCGCGGTCGTCATCGGGGCGAGCATGGGCGGCATGCTCGCCGCCGCGGCTCTGGCCCGGTCCGTCGACGAGGTGATCGTGCTGGAGCGCGACGAGCTTCCGGACGAACCCCGACCGCGCCGAGGGCTTCCGCAGGGCCGCCATGCCCACATCCTCCTGCCCAGCGGCCGTGACGCCATCGACGAACTCGTGCCGGGCGGCAAGGTCCGCGAACGGCTGCTGGCGGCGGGTGCCCGGGAGCGCGGTCTCACCTCCGGCCTGGTCGCCCTGGGCCCGCAGGGCTGGTACCGCCGCTCCCGCCACCACGACACCCACCCCCTGCTCATCGCCGGCCGCGACCTGATCGACCGGACCGTACGGGAGGCCGTTCTCGCGAGCACCACCCGCGTCGGCGTCCGGCGCGCCTCGGCCACCGGCCTCCTCGGCACCGCCGAGCGCGTCACCGGCGTCCGGTTCACGGCCGGGGGAGAGCGGAGCGGGGGCACGCGGACGAGCGCACCCGAGGAGCGTCTGCGCGCGGACCTGGTCGTCGACGCGAGCGGACGCGGCACCCGTGTCGAGCACTGGCTCGCGGACCTCGGCATCACGGGCATCCGCAAGGACGTGGTCGACTCCGGGCTCGTCTACGCGACCCGCCTCTACCGCACCCCCGTCGGCGCTGCGGACTTCCCTCCGGCACAGGTGACGGCGGACCCGGCGGGCGGCCGGCCCGGCCGGTCGGGGCTGCTCCTGCCGATCGAGGGCGACCGCTGGCTGGTCAGCCTCGCCGGCACGCGGGGCGGCGAACCCACCGCCTCACCGGAGGACTTCGTCCCCTTCGCCCTGGGCCTGCGCCACCCCCTCGTGGGCCGGCTGATCGCGGGCGCCGAACCCCTGACCGACGTGACCCTCAGCCGCAGCACCCGCAACGAACGCCGCTACTTCGAGAAGTCCGAGCGGTGGCCCGAGGGGCTGGTGGCACTCGGGGACGCCGTCGCCACCTACAACCCGGTCTACGGGCAGGGCATGTCGGTGGCCGCGCTGGGCGCGCGCGAGCTGGGCCGGGAGCTGGACCGGACCGGTGTCGGGGCCGCCGGTCTGGCCCGGCGGGTGCAGCGGGCCGCCGCGAAGGTGGTGAACGCGGCGTGGACCATGTCGGTCGGCCAGGACCAGTGGTTCCCGGGGGTGCGGGGCAAGTCCCCCACGCTCGCCGACCGTCTGCTGTCCGCCTACACCGGCCGCATGACGCGCGTGGCCACCGGTTCGTACCGGGTCTCGGCGGCGATGTGCAGAGTGACCACCCTCCAGGCGGACGCCCTCCACCTGCTCCACCCCACCCTCCTCCTGTCCACGGCCCTGGGCCCGTTGCTCCCCCCGCTGTCAGGCCCGCCTCTCACCCCGAAGGAACGGGACATCCTGAACAACCTCAACACCCCCGCCCGGTAAGGGGCGCGGGGCTGTATCGACATGCGGCTCCGCCGCGTGGGCGCGAGAGGGCCCACCGGCCCGCAGCCGAAGAACAATTCTCTACCAGCCCCTCGCCCGCTCCGCGCGTACCGCCCCCTCGACAACCCCCGCCCGCACCGCCCGAGACATCCGGATCAACGCCGACTGTCCCGTATCCAGCCCCTGCCCCCCGGCCGTCGCACCCGCACCCGCACCCGCAGGCCCCACGTGCCCCCCAGCGATCCCCACGAGCACGTCCAGAGCGGCGAAATCCAAGCCCCCCTGAATGCCTCCCTGACGCGGCCCCCCGACCCGTTCCCGCGTCCCCGCCATCACGGCCACGGCCACCATCGCCGCGTCCCCGATGGCCTCCGCCTCACCCGCACTGGAGCCGAGGGACAGCGCCTGCCGGTAGGCCCGCTCACGGACCGCCTCGTCGAAGTGGACGGACACGTCCCGCAGTCCGTCCCGTATGGCCGTCGTCCGGTGCGTCAGCCGCAGTTCGACGTCGCCGAGGGAACGCCAGGACAGCAGCACGTTCCGCCCGATGCGGCTGGCGCTCCCGGAGCCGACGAGCCGGAACAGCGGCCCGAGCCGCAGGAAGGCGACCAGGCTGTCGACGCGCGGTCCGAGCAGCGGCAGGACATAGCCGGCCGAGGTGAGGACCGCGCCGACGGTGACCAGCATCGGCGCGAGCCGCGTGCTCAGCGGGTCCCAGTGCTGCCCGGTCCAGCGGCCCACGACGGCCACCATCTTGAGCACGCCGTACGCGCTGGTGCACAGCCACCCGACGGCCAGCACGGCCAGAGCCCGCCGTGTCCAGCCGCTGAGCTGGAAGGTCCAGCGCCAGCAGAGGAACGTGGTGGTGAGGGCGGCCGCCAGGTGGGCCACCAGATAGAGGACGATCATCTCGCGGATGAACGGAGTGTCCGCGTAGTAGGTGTCGAAGTCGGCGAGGCGCTCGACGGGCGCGTCCCCGACGGCGAAGAGTGCCGTCTGCGCCGCGATGACCACGGCATAGGCGAGCAGCCACCGGCGGGAGACCCGTCGCAGCCGGGCGGGGTCGTCGGCACCCCGCCAGTGCACGATCAGTACGAGGGACGCGGCGGAGAAGGCGTTCACCGCGCCGTAGGCGAGGCAGGCGGCGGCGTTGGGGACGCCGACGAGGCGGTTGACGAGGCCGACGGTGGGCGGGGCGCCGAGGGCGAAGCAGAATCCGGCGAGGAAGATCACGGCGCAGAGCGCGCGTTTCATCGGATCACGCCGGTCGCGCCACAGGCTGGGCATCTGGGCGGCGAAGCCGGTCCACAGGGTGGCGGCCGCCAGAAAGTACACCAGTCCGTTCACGGTAGGCCCCCCGGCTCGGTCCGAGAGACCTCTCGCGTCAACACCCTTCACACAGTAGTCACGTAGTCAACCCCGGTACCGCCTACGATCAGCTCTCGTCGGCGGTCAGCCTCAGCGAGATGCTGTTGATGCAGTACCGCTGGTCGGTGGGGGTGGCGTACCCCTCACCCTCGAAGACGTGCCCGAGGTGCGACCCGCACCGGGCGCACCGCACCTCCGTGCGCACCATCCCGTGCGACCGGTCCTGCAGCAGCTCCACCGCGTCGCTGTCCTTCGGGTCGTAGAAGGACGGCCAGCCGCAGTGCGACTCGAACTTCGTGTCGGAGGTGAAGAGTTCGGCACCGCAGGCGCGACAGGAGTAGACGCCCTTGGTCTTGGTGTCGGTGTACTCACCGACGAACGCGGGCTCCGTGCCGGCCTGCCGCAGCACGGCGTACTCGGCCGGCGTCAGCTCCGCACGCCACTGCTCGTCCGGCTTCTCGACGTCGTACGACATGCACCTCAGCCCCTCAGCTCGAAAGACGGTCCAGGATCCGCGGGCCCAGGTCCGTCACATCACCCGCGCCCATGGTGAGAACGAGATCACCGGGCCTCGCCATTCCCGCGATCGCGGCGGGCACCTCGGCCTTGTCGTGCAGGGCGGTGACGTCCGCGCCCGCGGTCCGGGCCGCGTCGATGATCAGCTCGCTGGTGACCCCCGGGATCGGGTCCTCGCGGGCCGGGTAGATGTCGAGGACGACCGACGCGTCCGCGAGCGCCAGGGACTGCCCCATCTCGGTGCCCAGTTCCTGGGTGCGGGAGAACAGGTGCGGCTGGAAGACGACCAGGATCCGCGCGTCCCCGGCGGCGGCCCGCATGGCCTCCAGGTCGGCGGTCATCTCGGTCGGGTGGTGCGCGTAGGAGTCGATGATCTGTACGCCCCGCGCCTCGCCCTTCAGCTGCAGGCGCCGCTTCACACCGGTGTACGCCGCCAGCGCGGGCGCCAGCGCGTCCGCCGGTACACCGAGCGCGACACCGGCCGCGAGCGCGGCGACGGCGTTGTGGGCGTAGTGCCGCCCGGGCACGGACACCGTGAAGACGATCTCCTGCCCGTCGAGCAGAACGGTGACCTCGCTCTTCAGCCCCTGCGCCACGACCGACAGAACGCGGACGTCCGCGTCCTCGCGCTCGCCGTAGGTCACCGTGCGCACCCCGGACAGCCGGGAGGTCAGTTCCCGCGCGCCCTCGTGGTCGGCGGAGATCACCAGTGTGCCCCCGGGCACGATCTTCCCGGCGAACGTCTCGAAGGACTCGTAGATCTCGTCCATGGACGCGTAGTTGGCGTGGTGGTCGAGCTCCACGTTGAGGACGATCGCCACCTCGGGCGCATACTTGTGGAAGCTCCGGTCGCTCTCGTCGGCCTCGGCGACGAAGATCTCCCCGTCGCCGTGCAGCGCGTTCGACCCGGGTACGTCGAGGTCGCCGCCGATGGCGTACGACGGCCGCAGCCCCAGCTCACCGAGCGACACGGCCAGCATGGACGTCGTCGTGGTCTTGCCGTGCGTCCCGGCGACGGCGATCGGCCGCAGCCCGTCCATCAGCCGGGCGAGCGCGTCCGACCGGTGGACGACAGGGATCCCGAGCTCGGCGGCGCGGGCCAGCTCGGGATTGTCGGCCCGGATCGCCGAGGACACGACCACGCAGGTCGCGTCGTCCGCGAGATGCTCCGCCGCGTGCCCGATGTGCACGGTGGCCCCCAGCGCCCGCAACGCCTGAGCCGTCTCCGACTCCTTGGCATCACTCCCGGCGACCTTCGCCCCTCGCTGCGCGAGGATCTTCGCGATCCCCGACATCCCGGCCCCACCGATCCCGATGAAGTGCGGTCGTTCCATGGCGCTGGGAAGGCCGGGTGCCATGCGTGTTCTCCAGGTGACGTACGAAGCCGACGGACGCCCCCAGCCTATTGCCTGCTGTACGGAGGCCCGTACAGCAGCCGCCCACGGACCGCGCCCCTGGCCGGCGGCGCAGCCAGGGGCGCGGGGAACTGCGCGACCAGCCACGACGCACGCGCACCCGACAGAACACGGCAACCCCTACGGCACCCCCGGCCTCACACCCGAGCATGAGAGAACAACTTCAACACCGGCACCCCCACCTTGTGCCGAGCCCGCGAGGCCCAGTCCCGGTGAAAGAACTCCTCCACGTAATGCGGATCGGTCAGCACCAACACCTCATCGGCCGAGACCTCCTCCACCAGCGACTTCAACGCGTCCAGCGGATGATCCTCGATCAACCGCCCCTGCGCCGTGCTCCCGGCCCCCCGCAGTGCCTGCAAGGACACTTCCAGGGCCCGTTCCCCGGCGTCCATCGCCTGCTCCCCCTCCGGCGTCTCCCCCTCCCGCGCCGCCTCGTCCAGCTCACCGAGGGCGAGGTCGTCGATGGCCCGCAGCAACCGGTCGGCCTGATTTCCGCGCGGCTGGAGCAGCACGTGGAAGGAGGCCCGCTCGTCGCCGTGCAGGGTCGTGACGAACTCGACGTCCGCCGACGTCAGAGCCTTCTCGATCATCAATACGCTCGTGAACGACACCACAGGCGCCCTTCTCCTCGGAGGGCCCCGGGGGCCCTCACTCCTCAGAGTTCTAGTGTGCCCGGCGAAAGCTAAACGGAACGGTAGATTCCGCCCGCTTTCACGTACGACCGACCCACGTTCACGTACGACGGTAACGACCGAACAGGAACCCGGACTCCTCCAACAGCGACACCAGGGCGAAGCGCTTGGGCACCGCCACCGAGGGTCCCCCGGCGATCCGTTGCGCGTCCCCGGCCGTGAGCATCGGCGACACCGTCAGACAGAGCTCGTCGAGGACGTCGGCGGCGACGAGCTGACCCAGGACCCGCGGGCCGCCCTCGGTGAGCAGCCGGGTCAGCCCCAGGTCGGCGAGGGCGCGTACGGCACGGGCCGGGTCGACGCCCATCCCGTCCCCGGCGACCACCACGCGGACCCCCGCCTTCTCGGCGGTGGCGACCCGGTCCGGGGCCGCGGCGGCACCGGTGAGCAGCAGCGTGGGCGTCAGCGGCGAGGTGAACAGCGGCAGCGAGAAGTCCAGGTCAAGGCTCGCGCTCACCACGGCGACGGCGGGCGCGGGCGTCTGTCCGGCCGCCCGGCGCGCCTCGGCGAACGCCTCCCGCGCGCGTGCCGGACGGTACCCCTCCTGCCTTACCGTTTCCGCGCCGACGATCACCACGTCCGCGAGCCCTCGCAGCGTGCCGAAGATCCGCATGTCGGCCTCGCTGGAGATCGGCTGCGAGCGCCCGTCGTGCTGGGCGGCGCCGTCGAGGGTGGACACCATGTTGGCCCGCAGCCAGGGCTCCCGCCCGCCGGGCGCGGGCTCGGGGTAGGCGTACGCGGCCGCCAGTTCGTCGAGGCTCCACTCCCGCTCGACGAGGTCCGACGCCCCGTCCGCCGGTGCCCCGGCCGCCGAGGGCCGGCCGTCGCCCGCGCCCCGCGTCCGGGCGCCCGCCGGGCCCTCACCGCCGACCGCCGTCGGCGCCTCGGCCGCAATCGCCCCACCGGTCGCTTCCGGTGTCCGGGCCGCTGTCTCTTCGGTCACAGGGAACAGGCGTCGCATGTCGTGCAGTGTGGCACGACCCTTAGACTCGGTAACCGTGTCGTCGTCCTCAGCCACCGTGTCCGGATTCGGTTCGATACCCGAAGCGGCTCCCGCGTCCCTGTGCACCCGCGAGCCCCATGTCCCCGCGGACCGGCTCGTCGCCGAGATGGTGCCGCCGCCCCGCTTCGACTCGGTGCGCTTCGACACCTACATCCCGGACCCGAACCAGCCCAGCCAGACCGAGGCCGTCCGTGTCCTGAGCGGTTTCGCGGCGGGGCTCGGCGGCGCGCACGCGACCGGCGCCGGCCGACGCGGCTTCTTCGGCCTCGGCAAGGCGAAGGCCAAGGTCCCGGCGGGCCCCCGCGGCGTCTATCTGGACGGCGGATACGGCGTCGGCAAGACGCACCTGCTCGCCTCCCTCTGGCACGCCACCCCGGCCGAGCCCTCCCTGAAGGCCTTCGGCACGTTCGTGGAGCTGACGAACCTGGTCGGCGCCCTCGGTTTCCAGAAGACGGTCCAGACCCTCTCCGGGCACCGCCTGCTGTGCATCGACGAGTTCGAGCTGGACGACCCGGGCGACACGGTCCTGGTGTCGACCCTGCTCGGCAAGCTGGTCGTCGCGGGCGTGGCACTGGCCGCCACCTCGAACACACTGCCGGGCAAGCTCGGCGAGGGCCGGTTCGCGTCGGTCGACTTCCTGCGCGAGATCCAGGGCCTGTCGGCCCACTTCCGCTCCCTGCGCATCGACGGCGAGGACTACCGCCACCGCGGTCTGCCCGAGGCCCCGGCTCCGTACTCCGACGAGGAGGTCACCAAGGCGGCGTACGCCACCGAGGGCGCCTCGCTCGACGACTTCCCGCACCTGCTGGGCCACCTCGCGCGCGTCCACCCCAGCCGGTACGGCGCCCTGACGGACGGTCTGAAGGCGGTCTGCCTGACGGACGTCGAGCCGGTGCCGGACCAGTCCACGGCGCTGCGGCTGGTGGTGCTCGCCGACCGGCTGTACGACCGCGAGGTACCCGTGCTCGCGTCCGGGCTGCCCTTCGACCGGCTGTTCAGCGAGGAGATGCTGAACGGCGGCTACCGCAAGAAGTACTTCCGCGCCATCTCCCGCCTCACCGCCCTCGCGCGCGACGCCGAGCGACTCGTGAAGCACTGAGCGCACCACCAACGGCCGTAGCCCGACCCAGCGGAACTCCCCCAGGTCAAGGGCTGTTTCCAGCCAACCCGCCCTCGCTTTTCAGGCTCTCTTCAGCTCGCAACGTTAAGTTAACCCTGCAAACAACTTTGCAGGGTTAACGTGTTTCTTGACCAGTGGTTGACCATCGGTTGACCAAGTCGAGCAAGTGTCGACGCATGGGAGACACCCGGAACTGCCAGCGAGGAGGCTCATATTGCGAGGTGCGACGACCCGGACCGTCCTTTCGGCCCTAGCCGCCGTCCTGCTCACCCTGGCGTTCTTCGCTCCCACCACATCCTTCGCAGCCGCGCACACACCTGGTCACGCCAAGGCCAAAGCCGAGCCCGGAAACACCCCCACCGCGAAGCCGTTGCGTGACACCGCGGCCACCCACCGCACATGCGCACCCTCACAGGACCCGACCGGTCCACATCGCACACGCGACCGGCATCGCCTCACCACGCACACCGTTCCCGAAACGCCCGCGCGTCCGCCGCTGGGGGAGAACCCGGCGGCCGCGAGCTCACCCGAACGGCCCTCGGCCCCGCACCACCGGGCGTCGAGACCCCTCACGGCCCACACCCCGGCCGCTCTCCAGGTCTTCCGCTGCTGAGCCGCGGAGCGCCTGTTCCCCCCACTCTGTCGTGCAAGCCCGACGCGCCACGAGGCGCGCCAGGAGGAGTCACCACATCATGCAGCCCCTCATCGACAACGCCCGTACGTTCGGACAGCGCCCTGAGGAGTTCGCCAGGCTGGCCGAAGGCCAGTCCCCCGAGGTCCTGTTCATCACCTGCTCCGACTCGCGGGTCGTCCCGGCCCTGATCACGGGCGCCCGCCCCGGCGAGCTCTTCGAACTGCGCACCGCCGGGAATATCGTCCCCCCGTACACCGCCGACCGCCCCACCGGCGAGACGGCCACCATCGAGTACGCCGTGGAGGTCCTCGGCGTCACCGACATCGTGGTCTGCGGACACTCGCACTGCGGCGCCGTGGGCGCCCTGGTGCGCGGCGACGACCTGGACGCCGTACCGGCCGTACGCGACTGGCTGACCAGCGCCACCCCCCGCCCGGCAGGGGCGGTCGAGGACCCGACGGTCGCCGACGGCGTGCAGAACCACGTCCTCAGCCAGCTGCTGCGCCTGCGCTCCTACCCGTGCGTGGAGAAGCGCCTCGCGGACGGTCGGCTGCGGTTGCGCGGCTGGTACTACGAGGTCCACACGGGTGCCGTGCGCGAACACCGCGTGGACTCCGACAAGTTCGAGACCCTGTGACCGGCGGCCAGGTGTCCGAGGTGAACTCCCCGACCTCTCCCCCGTCCCCGTCCTCCAGGTTTCCCCATCTGCGACAGGACTTCGGCGCCTCGCTCGTCGTGTTCCTGGTCGCCCTCCCGCTGTGCGTCGGCGTCGCCGTCGCCTCCGGGGTACCGGCCGAACTCGGCCTGGTCACCGGCATCGTGGGCGGCATCGTCGCCGGAATGATGCCCGGCAGCAGCCTCCAGGTCTCCGGCCCCGCCGCCGGTCTGACCGTGCTGGTCTTCGAGGCGGTCCGCCAGTTCGGGCTGCCCGCCCTCGGAGTCATCGTGCTCGCCGCCGGTCTGCTCCAACTCGCCATGGGCACGCTGAAGCTGGGCCGTTGGTTCCGGGCGATATCCGTCTCCGTCGTCGAGGGCATGCTCGCCGGCATCGGCCTGGTGATCATCGCCGGCCAGCTCTACGCGGCGGCCGGCCTGAAGGCCCCCGCCTCCGGCATCGACAAGATCGCGGACCTGCCCGGCGCCTTCGTCGATGCCGTCGGCAGCACCACCGCGCTCGCCTCGCTGGCGGTCGGCGCGGGCACCATCGCCGCGATGGTGCTGTGGAAGCGCCTGCCGAAGAAGGTCCAGCTCGTGCCCGGCGCGCTCGCCGCGGTCCTGCTGGCCACCGGCGCCAGTCTGGCCTTCAGCCTCCCGGTGGCGAACGTCGAGGTGAAGGGCCTGCTGGACGTGATCCAGCCGCCCGGCCCGGACGCCTTCGGCCGGCTCGCCGACGTGGCCCTTCTCGGCACGATCCTCGCCTTCACCCTCATCGCCTCCGCCGAGAGCCTCTTCAGCGCGGCGGCCGTGGACCGGATGCACGACGGTCCGCGCACCGAGTACGACAAGGAGCTGATCGCCCAGGGCGCCGGCAACACCGTGTGCGGGCTGCTGGGCGCGCTGCCGATGACGGCGGTGATCGTGCGCAGCTCCGCCAACCTCCAGGCGGGTGCGAAGACGAAGGCGTCCCGCGTCCTGCACGGCGTCTGGCTGCTGCTCTTCGTGGCCGCGCTGCCGGGGGCGCTCGCGCTGATCCCGCTGCCGGCCCTGGCCGGCATCCTCGTCCACGCGGGCTGGAAACTGATCCCCTTCCGGGGGGTCGTCTCCCTGTGGCGCGGCCACCGGGGCGAGGCGCTGATCCTGGTCGCCACGGCCGTGGCGATCGTCGCGGTCAACATGTTCGAGGGCGTGCTGATCGGTCTGGCCCTCTCCGTGGCCAAGACTGCCTGGGATGCCTCTCACATCAAGCTGGAGGTCATAGACAAGGGCGCCGGCCCGGTCCAGGCCTACCTCTCCGGCAACGCGACCTTCCTCCGCCTGCCGAAGATACTGGACGACCTGGAGTCCCTCCCACAGGACCGCCCGGTGGAACTCCACCTCACCGGCCTCCACCACCTGGACCACGCCTGCCGCACCGCCCTGGAGAACTGGGCGGCCCGCCACAGCGCGACGGGTACGGAACCGGTACGCATGACAGTCCCAGAACCAGAAAAGGCCACGTCAGCCACACCCTGACCCAGCCAGCCCCCGGTGCCCCGGCCTGACGGCCGGGGCGCCGACTCGTCCCCCACACACTCGCCCTCCCCACAAACTCCGCCCCGCCCCCTCCACAAACTCCGACCGGCTCACCCCGCCTGCGGACTCCGGCCCGCCCCCTCCACAAGCTCCGACCGGCTCACCCCGTCTGCGGGCAATCGTGCCGCTGGGGCGGCACGGGTGGGCGCAGGCGGCACCCTGTAAGCGCGGCAAGCGACTCCCACCCCCGCCCGACCCCAGCGCCGGAGCACTTCCAGCCCCGCCCCGCTCCCGACCGACAGTCGCCCCACCCCCCGCCTCCGACATATCGTGGTACTCGCACACACACCGGACGACTCAAGGGGGTCGTCATGGTCGAGACGCTGCTCATCACCGCCGCGGCGATCGGCTCCGCCGCGGTCGTCTACGTCGCCGCCGCCGCCCGAGTCGTCAAGCAGTACGAGCGAGGCGTGGTCTTCCGCCTGGGCCGACTGCGCGGCGCCCCCAGAACCCCCGGCTTCACCATGGTCGTCCCCGGCCTCGACCACATCCGCAAGGTCAACATGCAGATCGTGACGATGCCGGTCCCGGCCCAGGAGGGCATCACCCGCGACAACGTCACCGTCCGTGTCGACGCGGTCGTCTACTTCAAGGTCGTCGACCCGGCGAACGCGGTCGTACGGGTCGAGGACTACCGCTTCGCCGTCTCCCAGATGGCCCAGACCTCCCTGCGCTCCATCATCGGCAAGAGCGACCTCGACGACCTCCTCTCCAACCGCGAGAAGCTCAACCAGGGCCTGGAACTGATGATCGACAGCCCCGCCGTGGAGTGGGGCGTCACCATCGACCGCGTCGAGATCAAGGACGTCTCCCTCCCCGACACCATGAAACGCTCCATGGCCCGCCAGGCCGAGGCCGACCGGGAACGCCGCGCCCGCATCATCAACGCGGACGCGGAACTGCAGGCGTCGAGAAAGCTGGCCGAGGCGGCGAAGGAGATGGCCGACACCCCCTCCGCCCTCCAACTCCGCCTGCTGCAGACGGTGGTGGCGGTGGCCGCCGAGAAGAACTCCACCCTGGTCCTGCCCTTCCCCGTGGAACTCCTCCGCTTCCTGGAACGCTCCCAGGCGGGCCCCTCGCCGACCCCCCCCCCCCCCCCCCCCGCCCTCGCGCCCTCAGACCCCTCCCCCACCTCCCTCCGCCCCACCTTTCCCACCCCCTCCGACCGAGTGAC encodes the following:
- a CDS encoding alpha/beta hydrolase; its protein translation is MSDTPEPTRPVLEPAAAAFAEATANPPFLFELPPAEGRKAVDEVQSGEIAKPEIDEEWITVSGGPTGSVRARIVRPAGAEGVLPVILYIHGAGWVFGNAHTHDRLVRELAVGAGAAVVFPEYDLSPEARYPVAVEQNYAVAKWVVEQGSSKDLDGARLAVAGDSVGGNMTAALTLMAKQRGDVPLVQQVLFYPVTDAAFDTGSYHQFATGYFLRRDGMQWFWDQYTTDEAERAQITASPLRASADQLKDLPPALVITGEADVLRDEGEAYANKLREAGVAVTAVRFQGIIHDFVMLNALRETHAAEAAITLATTTLRTALHAK
- a CDS encoding alpha/beta fold hydrolase, which gives rise to MSPTPTVLLVHGAFADASSWAGVVEELRGQDIPVRALANPLRGLASDAAYVASAAAQVDGPVVLVGHSYGGAIITVAGTAENVVGLVYVAAYVPEQGESLGELQDRFPLSPLVANLDERTYPVEGADPAVEVTIKPEAFPGIFAADVPTEVTEILAVSQRPLSTSVFTETAATAAWRTKPSWAVVADADEAINPDVQRFGAKRAGATVTELEGASHAVAVSRPKEVAAVIREAVRATA
- a CDS encoding pyridine nucleotide-disulfide oxidoreductase, with amino-acid sequence MPRTAVVIGASMGGMLAAAALARSVDEVIVLERDELPDEPRPRRGLPQGRHAHILLPSGRDAIDELVPGGKVRERLLAAGARERGLTSGLVALGPQGWYRRSRHHDTHPLLIAGRDLIDRTVREAVLASTTRVGVRRASATGLLGTAERVTGVRFTAGGERSGGTRTSAPEERLRADLVVDASGRGTRVEHWLADLGITGIRKDVVDSGLVYATRLYRTPVGAADFPPAQVTADPAGGRPGRSGLLLPIEGDRWLVSLAGTRGGEPTASPEDFVPFALGLRHPLVGRLIAGAEPLTDVTLSRSTRNERRYFEKSERWPEGLVALGDAVATYNPVYGQGMSVAALGARELGRELDRTGVGAAGLARRVQRAAAKVVNAAWTMSVGQDQWFPGVRGKSPTLADRLLSAYTGRMTRVATGSYRVSAAMCRVTTLQADALHLLHPTLLLSTALGPLLPPLSGPPLTPKERDILNNLNTPAR
- a CDS encoding MAB_1171c family putative transporter, with protein sequence MNGLVYFLAAATLWTGFAAQMPSLWRDRRDPMKRALCAVIFLAGFCFALGAPPTVGLVNRLVGVPNAAACLAYGAVNAFSAASLVLIVHWRGADDPARLRRVSRRWLLAYAVVIAAQTALFAVGDAPVERLADFDTYYADTPFIREMIVLYLVAHLAAALTTTFLCWRWTFQLSGWTRRALAVLAVGWLCTSAYGVLKMVAVVGRWTGQHWDPLSTRLAPMLVTVGAVLTSAGYVLPLLGPRVDSLVAFLRLGPLFRLVGSGSASRIGRNVLLSWRSLGDVELRLTHRTTAIRDGLRDVSVHFDEAVRERAYRQALSLGSSAGEAEAIGDAAMVAVAVMAGTRERVGGPRQGGIQGGLDFAALDVLVGIAGGHVGPAGAGAGATAGGQGLDTGQSALIRMSRAVRAGVVEGAVRAERARGW
- the msrB gene encoding peptide-methionine (R)-S-oxide reductase MsrB, giving the protein MSYDVEKPDEQWRAELTPAEYAVLRQAGTEPAFVGEYTDTKTKGVYSCRACGAELFTSDTKFESHCGWPSFYDPKDSDAVELLQDRSHGMVRTEVRCARCGSHLGHVFEGEGYATPTDQRYCINSISLRLTADES